A window of the Microplitis mediator isolate UGA2020A chromosome 5, iyMicMedi2.1, whole genome shotgun sequence genome harbors these coding sequences:
- the LOC130667496 gene encoding 2-oxoglutarate dehydrogenase complex component E1 isoform X3 has translation MYKARAVFSSLTPLAPRVCGGERFASWLVRYSPTVRTPQSIATAEPARRFSSKVATEPFLNGSSSSYVEEMYNAWLQDPSSVHVSWDSFFRNSTAGAAPGFAYQAPPSLAPSYNQVPLGSLLPALGGSSQIGQVPVNEKIIDDHLAVQAIIRSYQIRGHHIAKLDPLGINSADLDDKHPQELLYSYYSFEETDMDRVFKLPSTTFIGGKDKSLPLREILKRLETAYCRHIGVEFMFINSLEQCNWIRQKMETPGIMEINNDEKRLILARLTRATGFEAFLARKWSSEKRFGLEGCEILIPAMKQVIDKSTELGVESIVMGMPHRGRLNVLANVCRKPLNQIFTQFAALEAADDGSGDVKYHLGTYIERLNRVTNKNIRLAVVANPSHLEAVDPVVQGKTRAEQFYRGDGEGKKVMSILLHGDAAFCGQGVVFETMHLSDLPDYTTHGTIHIVVNNQIGFTTDPRHSRSSPYCTDVARVVNAPIFHVNSDDPEAVMHVCKVAAEWRSTFHKDVVIDIVCYRRNGHNEIDEPMFTQPLMYRKIKNTPPGLDIYSKKLIDEGVVTPEEVKDVKEKYEKICEEAYSNARQETHIKYKDWLDSPWSGFFEGKDPLKVSPTGIKEDTLIHIGKKASSPPPNAAEFVIHKGIERILKARMEMIESRQVDWALGECMAFGSLLKEGIHVRLSGQDVERGTFSHRHHVLHHQTVDKATYRPLCYLYPDQAPYTVCNSSLSEFGVLGFELGYSMTNPNALVCWEAQFGDFNNTAQCIIDQFISSGQAKWVRQSGIVMLLPHGLEGMGPEHSSARLERFLQMSADDPDYFPPESEEFAVRQLHDINWIVVNCSTPANYFHVLRRQIALPFRKPLIIMTPKSLLRHPEARSSFDVMTEDTHFLRIIPEDGAAAKNPSSVKRVLFCSGKVFYDLKKARSERGLDDKVAITRVEQISPFPYDLVKQEAAKYPNAELVWAQEEAKNQGAWTYVQPRFSTALNDTRDISSGSSSESSGGWLSGLFSSSKTSTVSKSITENQRQKPTESKSRCVRYVGRATAASPATGSKMQHLKELKQLFDDSFNL, from the exons ATGTATAAAGCTCGGGCAGTATTTAGTTCCCTTACACCACTGGCTCCACGTGTCTGCGGGGGTGAAAGATTCGCATCATGGTTAGTTCGTTATAGTCCAACAGTTCGTACACCACAAAGTATTGCAACCGCTGAACCAGCACGAAGATTTTCTAGTAAAGTTGCAACTGAACCATTTCTCAATGGAAGTTCTAGCTCTTATGTTGAGGAAATGTACAACGCATGGCTTCAAGATCCAAGCAGTGTCCACGTG tcatGGGATTCTTTCTTTCGAAATAGTACTGCAGGAGCAGCTCCTGGATTTGCTTATCAAGCGCCACCATCATTAGCACCGAGTTACAATCAGGTGCCACTTGGATCTCTCTTGCCTGCACTAGGAGGTAGCTCTCAAATTGGTCAAGTACctgttaatgaaaaaattattgatgatcATTTGGCTGTTCAAGCTATCATTCGATCTTATCAG ATCCGAGGCCATCATATCGCCAAATTGGATCCACTTGGAATCAACAGTGCTGATCTTGATGATAAACATCCCCAAGAGTTACTGTACTCTTATTATTCATTTG aggAAACAGATATGGACCGTGTATTTAAACTTCCATCAACAACATTTATCGGGGGTAAAGATAAATCTTTGCCACTTCGTGAAATATTGAAACGTCTTGAGACTGCATACTGTCGGCATATAGGTGTAGAATTCATGTTCATTAATTCATTGGAACAGTGCAACTGGATTCGTCAAAAAATGGAGACTCCAGGAATTAtggaaattaataatgatgaaAAACGTTTGATTTTAGCTCGTCTTACTCGTGCAACTGG ttTTGAAGCTTTCTTAGCACGTAAATGGTCATCAGAGAAAAGATTCGGTTTAGAAGGTTGCGAAATTCTTATCCCTGCAATGAAACAAGTTATCGATAAATCAACTGAATTGGGAGTTGAGTCAATCGTGATGGGAATGCCGCATCGTGGTCGTTTGAATGTATTAGCAAACGTTTGTCGTAAACCTCTTAATCAAATATTCACTCAATTTGCTGCATTAGAAGCAGCCGATGAc GGTTCCGGTGATGTCAAGTACCATCTGGGAACTTACATTGAACGTTTAAATCGTGTAACAAATAAGAACATCCGTCTAGCTGTTGTTGCTAATCCATCTCATTTGGAAGCTGTTGATCCTGTTGTCCAAGGAAAGACGCGTGCCGAGCAATTTTATCGCGGGGACGGAGAAGgcaaaaaa gtCATGTCTATACTTTTGCACGGTGACGCAGCTTTTTGTGGTCAAGGTGTTGTCTTTGAAACAATGCACTTGTCAGATTTACCAGACTACACAACACACGGTACAATCCATATTGTTGTGAATAATCAAATTGGTTTTACAACTGATCCACGACACTCGCGATCATCACCTTACTGTACTGATGTTGCTCGTGTTGTCAATGCTCCGATTTTCCATGTTAATTCGGATGATCCAGAAGCAGTAATGCACGTATGTAAAGTAGCAGCTGAATGGCGTTCAACATTCCACAAAGATGTTGTTATTGATATCGTATGTTACCGTCGTAACGGACATAATGAAATTGACGAACCCATGTTTACCCAACCACTTATGtaccgtaaaataaaaaatactccaCCTGGATTGGATATTTATTCAAAGAAGCTGATAGACGAAGGCGTCGTAACTCCAGAAGAAGTTAAGGatgttaaagaaaaatatgaaaaaatttgtgaagAAGCTTACAGTAATGCACGTCAAGAAACccatattaaatataaagattGGCTTGACTCTCCATGGTCTGGATTTTTCGAGGGTAAAGATCCACTAAAAGTATCTCCAACTGGAATTAAAGAAGACACTCTTATCCACATTGGTAAAAAAGCATCATCACCACCACCAAATGCCGCAGAATTTGTTATCCACAAAGGTATCGAGCGAATTCTTAAAGCGCGTATGGAGATGATTGAATCAAGACAAGTCGACTGGGCTCTAGGTGAATGTATGGCATTTGGTTCATTGTTGAAAGAAGGTATTCACGTGAGATTGTCTGGTCAAGATGTAGAAAGAGGTACTTTCTCTCATCGGCATCATGTACTCCATCATCAAACTGTGGACAAAGCTACTTACCGTCCTCTTTGTTATTTGTATCCTGATCAAGCACCTTACACGGTCTGCAACAGTTCGTTATCTGAATTTGGAGTACTTGGATTTGAATTGGGTTACTCAATGACCAATCCAAATGCTCTTGTTTGCTGGGAAGCACAATTTGGTGACTTCAATAACACTGCTCAGTGTATTATTGATCAATTTATCAGCAGTGGTCAAGCTAAATGGGTACGTCAATCCGGTATTGTTATGCTTCTACCTCATGGTCTTGAAGGGATGGGACCTGAACACTCGAGTGCACGTCTTGAACGTTTCTTACAAATGTCTGCTGATGATCCTGATTACTTTCCACCTGAAAGTGAAGAATTTGCTGTCCGACAACTTCATGATATCAATTGGATCGTTGTTAATTGTAGTACTCCAGCAAACTATTTCCATGTTTTACGGCGACAGATTGCTTTACCTTTCCGTAAACCATTGATTATTATGACTCCTAAATCGCTGCTACGTCATCCTGAGGCACGATCCAGCTTTGATGTAATGACAGAAGATACTCACTTTTTGAGAATTATCCCAGAGGATGGTGCTGCTGCTAAGAATCCTAGCAGTGTTAAGAGAGTATTATTCTGCTCTGGTAAAGTCTTCTATGACCTTAAAAAAGCACGATCGGAGCGAGGATTGGATGATAAAGTTGCTATCACCAGGGTAGAACAG aTATCGCCATTCCCATACGACCTTGTGAAACAAGAAGCAGCTAAGTATCCAAATGCTGAACTTGTTTGGGCACAAGAAGAAGCTAAAAATCAAGGAGCTTGGACTTACGTTCAACCAAGATTTTCCACAGCTCTTAATGACACGCGTGACATTTc
- the LOC130667496 gene encoding 2-oxoglutarate dehydrogenase complex component E1 isoform X1 — translation MYKARAVFSSLTPLAPRVCGGERFASWLVRYSPTVRTPQSIATAEPARRFSSKVATEPFLNGSSSSYVEEMYNAWLQDPSSVHVSWDSFFRNSTAGAAPGFAYQAPPSLAPSYNQVPLGSLLPALGGSSQIGQVPVNEKIIDDHLAVQAIIRSYQIRGHHIAKLDPLGINSADLDDKHPQELLYSYYSFGKNPRTTYSQDLQYRVAALMKKETDMDRVFKLPSTTFIGGKDKSLPLREILKRLETAYCRHIGVEFMFINSLEQCNWIRQKMETPGIMEINNDEKRLILARLTRATGFEAFLARKWSSEKRFGLEGCEILIPAMKQVIDKSTELGVESIVMGMPHRGRLNVLANVCRKPLNQIFTQFAALEAADDGSGDVKYHLGTYIERLNRVTNKNIRLAVVANPSHLEAVDPVVQGKTRAEQFYRGDGEGKKVMSILLHGDAAFCGQGVVFETMHLSDLPDYTTHGTIHIVVNNQIGFTTDPRHSRSSPYCTDVARVVNAPIFHVNSDDPEAVMHVCKVAAEWRSTFHKDVVIDIVCYRRNGHNEIDEPMFTQPLMYRKIKNTPPGLDIYSKKLIDEGVVTPEEVKDVKEKYEKICEEAYSNARQETHIKYKDWLDSPWSGFFEGKDPLKVSPTGIKEDTLIHIGKKASSPPPNAAEFVIHKGIERILKARMEMIESRQVDWALGECMAFGSLLKEGIHVRLSGQDVERGTFSHRHHVLHHQTVDKATYRPLCYLYPDQAPYTVCNSSLSEFGVLGFELGYSMTNPNALVCWEAQFGDFNNTAQCIIDQFISSGQAKWVRQSGIVMLLPHGLEGMGPEHSSARLERFLQMSADDPDYFPPESEEFAVRQLHDINWIVVNCSTPANYFHVLRRQIALPFRKPLIIMTPKSLLRHPEARSSFDVMTEDTHFLRIIPEDGAAAKNPSSVKRVLFCSGKVFYDLKKARSERGLDDKVAITRVEQISPFPYDLVKQEAAKYPNAELVWAQEEAKNQGAWTYVQPRFSTALNDTRDISSGSSSESSGGWLSGLFSSSKTSTVSKSITENQRQKPTESKSRCVRYVGRATAASPATGSKMQHLKELKQLFDDSFNL, via the exons ATGTATAAAGCTCGGGCAGTATTTAGTTCCCTTACACCACTGGCTCCACGTGTCTGCGGGGGTGAAAGATTCGCATCATGGTTAGTTCGTTATAGTCCAACAGTTCGTACACCACAAAGTATTGCAACCGCTGAACCAGCACGAAGATTTTCTAGTAAAGTTGCAACTGAACCATTTCTCAATGGAAGTTCTAGCTCTTATGTTGAGGAAATGTACAACGCATGGCTTCAAGATCCAAGCAGTGTCCACGTG tcatGGGATTCTTTCTTTCGAAATAGTACTGCAGGAGCAGCTCCTGGATTTGCTTATCAAGCGCCACCATCATTAGCACCGAGTTACAATCAGGTGCCACTTGGATCTCTCTTGCCTGCACTAGGAGGTAGCTCTCAAATTGGTCAAGTACctgttaatgaaaaaattattgatgatcATTTGGCTGTTCAAGCTATCATTCGATCTTATCAG ATCCGAGGCCATCATATCGCCAAATTGGATCCACTTGGAATCAACAGTGCTGATCTTGATGATAAACATCCCCAAGAGTTACTGTACTCTTATTATTCATTTG GAAAGAATCCTCGCACCACTTACTCTCAAGACCTACAATATCGAGTAGCTGCACTTATGAAAA aggAAACAGATATGGACCGTGTATTTAAACTTCCATCAACAACATTTATCGGGGGTAAAGATAAATCTTTGCCACTTCGTGAAATATTGAAACGTCTTGAGACTGCATACTGTCGGCATATAGGTGTAGAATTCATGTTCATTAATTCATTGGAACAGTGCAACTGGATTCGTCAAAAAATGGAGACTCCAGGAATTAtggaaattaataatgatgaaAAACGTTTGATTTTAGCTCGTCTTACTCGTGCAACTGG ttTTGAAGCTTTCTTAGCACGTAAATGGTCATCAGAGAAAAGATTCGGTTTAGAAGGTTGCGAAATTCTTATCCCTGCAATGAAACAAGTTATCGATAAATCAACTGAATTGGGAGTTGAGTCAATCGTGATGGGAATGCCGCATCGTGGTCGTTTGAATGTATTAGCAAACGTTTGTCGTAAACCTCTTAATCAAATATTCACTCAATTTGCTGCATTAGAAGCAGCCGATGAc GGTTCCGGTGATGTCAAGTACCATCTGGGAACTTACATTGAACGTTTAAATCGTGTAACAAATAAGAACATCCGTCTAGCTGTTGTTGCTAATCCATCTCATTTGGAAGCTGTTGATCCTGTTGTCCAAGGAAAGACGCGTGCCGAGCAATTTTATCGCGGGGACGGAGAAGgcaaaaaa gtCATGTCTATACTTTTGCACGGTGACGCAGCTTTTTGTGGTCAAGGTGTTGTCTTTGAAACAATGCACTTGTCAGATTTACCAGACTACACAACACACGGTACAATCCATATTGTTGTGAATAATCAAATTGGTTTTACAACTGATCCACGACACTCGCGATCATCACCTTACTGTACTGATGTTGCTCGTGTTGTCAATGCTCCGATTTTCCATGTTAATTCGGATGATCCAGAAGCAGTAATGCACGTATGTAAAGTAGCAGCTGAATGGCGTTCAACATTCCACAAAGATGTTGTTATTGATATCGTATGTTACCGTCGTAACGGACATAATGAAATTGACGAACCCATGTTTACCCAACCACTTATGtaccgtaaaataaaaaatactccaCCTGGATTGGATATTTATTCAAAGAAGCTGATAGACGAAGGCGTCGTAACTCCAGAAGAAGTTAAGGatgttaaagaaaaatatgaaaaaatttgtgaagAAGCTTACAGTAATGCACGTCAAGAAACccatattaaatataaagattGGCTTGACTCTCCATGGTCTGGATTTTTCGAGGGTAAAGATCCACTAAAAGTATCTCCAACTGGAATTAAAGAAGACACTCTTATCCACATTGGTAAAAAAGCATCATCACCACCACCAAATGCCGCAGAATTTGTTATCCACAAAGGTATCGAGCGAATTCTTAAAGCGCGTATGGAGATGATTGAATCAAGACAAGTCGACTGGGCTCTAGGTGAATGTATGGCATTTGGTTCATTGTTGAAAGAAGGTATTCACGTGAGATTGTCTGGTCAAGATGTAGAAAGAGGTACTTTCTCTCATCGGCATCATGTACTCCATCATCAAACTGTGGACAAAGCTACTTACCGTCCTCTTTGTTATTTGTATCCTGATCAAGCACCTTACACGGTCTGCAACAGTTCGTTATCTGAATTTGGAGTACTTGGATTTGAATTGGGTTACTCAATGACCAATCCAAATGCTCTTGTTTGCTGGGAAGCACAATTTGGTGACTTCAATAACACTGCTCAGTGTATTATTGATCAATTTATCAGCAGTGGTCAAGCTAAATGGGTACGTCAATCCGGTATTGTTATGCTTCTACCTCATGGTCTTGAAGGGATGGGACCTGAACACTCGAGTGCACGTCTTGAACGTTTCTTACAAATGTCTGCTGATGATCCTGATTACTTTCCACCTGAAAGTGAAGAATTTGCTGTCCGACAACTTCATGATATCAATTGGATCGTTGTTAATTGTAGTACTCCAGCAAACTATTTCCATGTTTTACGGCGACAGATTGCTTTACCTTTCCGTAAACCATTGATTATTATGACTCCTAAATCGCTGCTACGTCATCCTGAGGCACGATCCAGCTTTGATGTAATGACAGAAGATACTCACTTTTTGAGAATTATCCCAGAGGATGGTGCTGCTGCTAAGAATCCTAGCAGTGTTAAGAGAGTATTATTCTGCTCTGGTAAAGTCTTCTATGACCTTAAAAAAGCACGATCGGAGCGAGGATTGGATGATAAAGTTGCTATCACCAGGGTAGAACAG aTATCGCCATTCCCATACGACCTTGTGAAACAAGAAGCAGCTAAGTATCCAAATGCTGAACTTGTTTGGGCACAAGAAGAAGCTAAAAATCAAGGAGCTTGGACTTACGTTCAACCAAGATTTTCCACAGCTCTTAATGACACGCGTGACATTTc
- the LOC130667496 gene encoding 2-oxoglutarate dehydrogenase complex component E1 isoform X4: MYKARAVFSSLTPLAPRVCGGERFASWLVRYSPTVRTPQSIATAEPARRFSSKVATEPFLNGSSSSYVEEMYNAWLQDPSSVHVSWDSFFRNSTAGAAPGFAYQAPPSLAPSYNQVPLGSLLPALGGSSQIGQVPVNEKIIDDHLAVQAIIRSYQIRGHHIAKLDPLGINSADLDDKHPQELLYSYYSFGKNPRTTYSQDLQYRVAALMKKETDMDRVFKLPSTTFIGGKDKSLPLREILKRLETAYCRHIGVEFMFINSLEQCNWIRQKMETPGIMEINNDEKRLILARLTRATGFEAFLARKWSSEKRFGLEGCEILIPAMKQVIDKSTELGVESIVMGMPHRGRLNVLANVCRKPLNQIFTQFAALEAADDGSGDVKYHLGTYIERLNRVTNKNIRLAVVANPSHLEAVDPVVQGKTRAEQFYRGDGEGKKVMSILLHGDAAFCGQGVVFETMHLSDLPDYTTHGTIHIVVNNQIGFTTDPRHSRSSPYCTDVARVVNAPIFHVNSDDPEAVMHVCKVAAEWRSTFHKDVVIDIVCYRRNGHNEIDEPMFTQPLMYRKIKNTPPGLDIYSKKLIDEGVVTPEEVKDVKEKYEKICEEAYSNARQETHIKYKDWLDSPWSGFFEGKDPLKVSPTGIKEDTLIHIGKKASSPPPNAAEFVIHKGIERILKARMEMIESRQVDWALGECMAFGSLLKEGIHVRLSGQDVERGTFSHRHHVLHHQTVDKATYRPLCYLYPDQAPYTVCNSSLSEFGVLGFELGYSMTNPNALVCWEAQFGDFNNTAQCIIDQFISSGQAKWVRQSGIVMLLPHGLEGMGPEHSSARLERFLQMSADDPDYFPPESEEFAVRQLHDINWIVVNCSTPANYFHVLRRQIALPFRKPLIIMTPKSLLRHPEARSSFDVMTEDTHFLRIIPEDGAAAKNPSSVKRVLFCSGKVFYDLKKARSERGLDDKVAITRVEQISPFPYDLVKQEAAKYPNAELVWAQEEAKNQGAWTYVQPRFSTALNDTRDISYVGRATAASPATGSKMQHLKELKQLFDDSFNL; encoded by the exons ATGTATAAAGCTCGGGCAGTATTTAGTTCCCTTACACCACTGGCTCCACGTGTCTGCGGGGGTGAAAGATTCGCATCATGGTTAGTTCGTTATAGTCCAACAGTTCGTACACCACAAAGTATTGCAACCGCTGAACCAGCACGAAGATTTTCTAGTAAAGTTGCAACTGAACCATTTCTCAATGGAAGTTCTAGCTCTTATGTTGAGGAAATGTACAACGCATGGCTTCAAGATCCAAGCAGTGTCCACGTG tcatGGGATTCTTTCTTTCGAAATAGTACTGCAGGAGCAGCTCCTGGATTTGCTTATCAAGCGCCACCATCATTAGCACCGAGTTACAATCAGGTGCCACTTGGATCTCTCTTGCCTGCACTAGGAGGTAGCTCTCAAATTGGTCAAGTACctgttaatgaaaaaattattgatgatcATTTGGCTGTTCAAGCTATCATTCGATCTTATCAG ATCCGAGGCCATCATATCGCCAAATTGGATCCACTTGGAATCAACAGTGCTGATCTTGATGATAAACATCCCCAAGAGTTACTGTACTCTTATTATTCATTTG GAAAGAATCCTCGCACCACTTACTCTCAAGACCTACAATATCGAGTAGCTGCACTTATGAAAA aggAAACAGATATGGACCGTGTATTTAAACTTCCATCAACAACATTTATCGGGGGTAAAGATAAATCTTTGCCACTTCGTGAAATATTGAAACGTCTTGAGACTGCATACTGTCGGCATATAGGTGTAGAATTCATGTTCATTAATTCATTGGAACAGTGCAACTGGATTCGTCAAAAAATGGAGACTCCAGGAATTAtggaaattaataatgatgaaAAACGTTTGATTTTAGCTCGTCTTACTCGTGCAACTGG ttTTGAAGCTTTCTTAGCACGTAAATGGTCATCAGAGAAAAGATTCGGTTTAGAAGGTTGCGAAATTCTTATCCCTGCAATGAAACAAGTTATCGATAAATCAACTGAATTGGGAGTTGAGTCAATCGTGATGGGAATGCCGCATCGTGGTCGTTTGAATGTATTAGCAAACGTTTGTCGTAAACCTCTTAATCAAATATTCACTCAATTTGCTGCATTAGAAGCAGCCGATGAc GGTTCCGGTGATGTCAAGTACCATCTGGGAACTTACATTGAACGTTTAAATCGTGTAACAAATAAGAACATCCGTCTAGCTGTTGTTGCTAATCCATCTCATTTGGAAGCTGTTGATCCTGTTGTCCAAGGAAAGACGCGTGCCGAGCAATTTTATCGCGGGGACGGAGAAGgcaaaaaa gtCATGTCTATACTTTTGCACGGTGACGCAGCTTTTTGTGGTCAAGGTGTTGTCTTTGAAACAATGCACTTGTCAGATTTACCAGACTACACAACACACGGTACAATCCATATTGTTGTGAATAATCAAATTGGTTTTACAACTGATCCACGACACTCGCGATCATCACCTTACTGTACTGATGTTGCTCGTGTTGTCAATGCTCCGATTTTCCATGTTAATTCGGATGATCCAGAAGCAGTAATGCACGTATGTAAAGTAGCAGCTGAATGGCGTTCAACATTCCACAAAGATGTTGTTATTGATATCGTATGTTACCGTCGTAACGGACATAATGAAATTGACGAACCCATGTTTACCCAACCACTTATGtaccgtaaaataaaaaatactccaCCTGGATTGGATATTTATTCAAAGAAGCTGATAGACGAAGGCGTCGTAACTCCAGAAGAAGTTAAGGatgttaaagaaaaatatgaaaaaatttgtgaagAAGCTTACAGTAATGCACGTCAAGAAACccatattaaatataaagattGGCTTGACTCTCCATGGTCTGGATTTTTCGAGGGTAAAGATCCACTAAAAGTATCTCCAACTGGAATTAAAGAAGACACTCTTATCCACATTGGTAAAAAAGCATCATCACCACCACCAAATGCCGCAGAATTTGTTATCCACAAAGGTATCGAGCGAATTCTTAAAGCGCGTATGGAGATGATTGAATCAAGACAAGTCGACTGGGCTCTAGGTGAATGTATGGCATTTGGTTCATTGTTGAAAGAAGGTATTCACGTGAGATTGTCTGGTCAAGATGTAGAAAGAGGTACTTTCTCTCATCGGCATCATGTACTCCATCATCAAACTGTGGACAAAGCTACTTACCGTCCTCTTTGTTATTTGTATCCTGATCAAGCACCTTACACGGTCTGCAACAGTTCGTTATCTGAATTTGGAGTACTTGGATTTGAATTGGGTTACTCAATGACCAATCCAAATGCTCTTGTTTGCTGGGAAGCACAATTTGGTGACTTCAATAACACTGCTCAGTGTATTATTGATCAATTTATCAGCAGTGGTCAAGCTAAATGGGTACGTCAATCCGGTATTGTTATGCTTCTACCTCATGGTCTTGAAGGGATGGGACCTGAACACTCGAGTGCACGTCTTGAACGTTTCTTACAAATGTCTGCTGATGATCCTGATTACTTTCCACCTGAAAGTGAAGAATTTGCTGTCCGACAACTTCATGATATCAATTGGATCGTTGTTAATTGTAGTACTCCAGCAAACTATTTCCATGTTTTACGGCGACAGATTGCTTTACCTTTCCGTAAACCATTGATTATTATGACTCCTAAATCGCTGCTACGTCATCCTGAGGCACGATCCAGCTTTGATGTAATGACAGAAGATACTCACTTTTTGAGAATTATCCCAGAGGATGGTGCTGCTGCTAAGAATCCTAGCAGTGTTAAGAGAGTATTATTCTGCTCTGGTAAAGTCTTCTATGACCTTAAAAAAGCACGATCGGAGCGAGGATTGGATGATAAAGTTGCTATCACCAGGGTAGAACAG aTATCGCCATTCCCATACGACCTTGTGAAACAAGAAGCAGCTAAGTATCCAAATGCTGAACTTGTTTGGGCACAAGAAGAAGCTAAAAATCAAGGAGCTTGGACTTACGTTCAACCAAGATTTTCCACAGCTCTTAATGACACGCGTGACATTTc